From Jeotgalibaca dankookensis, one genomic window encodes:
- a CDS encoding response regulator, with protein sequence MIKNILIVDDAAFMRMKLKDILEKNGYEVVGEAANGAEAVALYEEVTPDLVTMDITMPEMDGIEALKKIKSVDSSAKVIMCSAMGQQGMVMEAIKAGAIDFIVKPFDTARVIKSLSKVTK encoded by the coding sequence ATGATAAAAAATATTTTAATTGTAGATGATGCTGCATTTATGCGAATGAAATTAAAAGATATTTTAGAAAAAAATGGTTATGAAGTTGTAGGCGAAGCAGCAAACGGTGCTGAAGCAGTTGCTTTATATGAAGAAGTAACTCCTGATTTGGTAACCATGGATATTACAATGCCAGAAATGGATGGCATTGAAGCTTTGAAAAAGATTAAGAGTGTAGATTCTTCCGCTAAAGTTATCATGTGCAGTGCAATGGGACAACAAGGTATGGTAATGGAAGCAATAAAAGCAGGCGCGATAGACTTTATTGTCAAACCATTTGATACAGCGCGCGTGATTAAATCATTGAGTAAAGTTACTAAGTAA
- a CDS encoding chemotaxis protein CheW: MQLVIFSLQDKCYGIPSEVVEEITGAVEWTKVPQTPDWIMGLINLRGNVISLIHLENFLNFDRKDIRQENICYNNTVIIKNGKEKTAFAVDKVQEVIDIDESLIQLAGESNSFIQGIYSQKDTAISLISLSMLFQRMRDPLESSFIATRN, translated from the coding sequence ATGCAACTGGTCATTTTTTCTTTGCAAGATAAGTGCTATGGTATTCCTTCAGAAGTCGTAGAGGAAATAACCGGTGCTGTGGAGTGGACGAAAGTTCCACAGACACCAGACTGGATTATGGGACTTATTAATCTTCGTGGCAATGTTATCTCTTTGATTCATTTGGAAAACTTTTTGAACTTTGATAGAAAGGATATACGACAAGAAAATATATGCTACAATAATACTGTTATCATAAAAAATGGTAAAGAAAAGACAGCATTTGCAGTGGATAAAGTGCAAGAAGTCATTGATATAGATGAATCGTTGATTCAACTTGCCGGTGAGAGTAACTCTTTTATCCAAGGAATCTACTCACAAAAAGATACTGCTATTAGCCTTATAAGCTTGTCTATGTTATTTCAAAGAATGAGGGATCCACTTGAATCCAGTTTTATCGCAACAAGAAATTGA
- the fliM gene encoding flagellar motor switch protein FliM, with protein sequence MNPVLSQQEIDALMAGMQNGEIDVAVLEEQEQVKVKDYDFKRPVRLSKEYISTLKLVFEEYAKIMENTLTTQLRTNVSLVLKSIEQISFDEFLHSVSFFTLMGIFHADPQPGIQMIEINPQVSFKLVEIMCGSANDVTSSQEPDRDYFTEIERAILEDVMAQFGAVFQTVWRDIIELEVHMDSIETNSQMVQSISPNEPVALITFEIELMGCTSFVNLCIPYVFFETILDKLSVRYWFHLGKAVDVTDKERLKSSLQEVELNLEVILGEAEVSLENFLQLELGDIIPLRKRTNDPLSLLIENQPYYLVKPGIVDNQMAVEVLQDIGGNPEE encoded by the coding sequence TTGAATCCAGTTTTATCGCAACAAGAAATTGATGCATTAATGGCCGGTATGCAAAACGGCGAAATTGATGTTGCTGTTTTAGAAGAACAAGAGCAAGTAAAAGTAAAAGATTATGATTTTAAGCGACCCGTACGTTTGTCTAAGGAATATATTTCTACTTTAAAATTAGTTTTTGAAGAATATGCTAAAATCATGGAAAATACGTTGACAACACAGTTACGTACAAATGTTTCCTTAGTTTTAAAATCAATTGAACAAATCAGCTTTGACGAGTTTTTACATTCTGTTTCTTTTTTTACTCTGATGGGAATCTTTCATGCGGATCCTCAGCCAGGGATTCAAATGATAGAGATAAATCCACAAGTATCTTTCAAATTAGTGGAAATTATGTGTGGAAGTGCCAACGATGTTACTTCCTCTCAAGAACCAGACCGCGATTATTTTACAGAAATCGAGCGTGCCATTTTAGAAGATGTTATGGCGCAATTTGGCGCTGTTTTCCAAACTGTTTGGCGAGATATCATTGAATTAGAAGTTCATATGGATTCAATAGAAACAAATTCGCAAATGGTACAGTCTATTTCACCTAACGAACCGGTGGCTTTAATAACTTTTGAAATAGAACTAATGGGTTGTACATCATTTGTGAATTTGTGTATCCCATATGTATTTTTTGAGACAATTCTTGATAAATTGAGTGTCCGTTATTGGTTTCATTTGGGAAAAGCAGTAGATGTTACAGATAAAGAACGTCTAAAGTCTAGTTTACAAGAAGTAGAACTTAACTTGGAAGTGATTTTAGGTGAGGCAGAAGTAAGTTTAGAGAACTTCCTTCAACTGGAATTAGGAGATATTATCCCACTTCGCAAACGAACTAACGATCCCTTGTCGTTATTAATTGAGAATCAACCTTATTATTTAGTTAAGCCCGGGATTGTTGATAATCAAATGGCTGTGGAAGTGTTACAAGATATTGGGGGGAATCCAGAAGAATGA
- the fliY gene encoding flagellar motor switch phosphatase FliY: protein MSNDKLTQEEIDRLMNPSSETMSYHSTDELSQMEKDIIGEVGNISMSQAATTLSELLARQVRITTPRVKLTSIEAIIHESKKPKVITSIEFKKGIKGNNTLMLDVNDSGKIANLMMGGDGQNAIDTLTELELSAVGEAMNQMIGSASTAMATMFSRVVDIYPPDVQLLDEETPKESEDDIFSKPVCEISFELEVENVLNSTIMQIFSLDAVRDIVEIMLNDKATVISDEVATPPTQEKPSKKTEKVTVQQPTFQPLEEKAVKQPPNNLDLIMDVPLEFSVVLGRSKKTIKDILSLGAGSVVELDKMTEEPLSIYVNGKMIAEGEVVVINENFGIRITNILSKENRLKNI from the coding sequence ATGAGCAATGATAAATTGACACAAGAAGAGATTGACCGGTTGATGAACCCATCTTCCGAAACCATGTCTTACCATTCAACTGACGAACTGAGTCAAATGGAAAAAGACATCATTGGTGAGGTAGGTAATATTTCGATGTCACAAGCCGCTACTACCTTATCGGAGTTACTCGCCCGTCAAGTGCGGATTACCACACCACGGGTTAAATTGACTAGTATTGAAGCAATTATTCACGAATCAAAAAAACCTAAAGTGATTACTTCTATTGAGTTTAAAAAAGGTATCAAAGGAAATAATACCTTAATGTTAGATGTGAATGATTCTGGTAAAATTGCGAACCTTATGATGGGTGGAGACGGTCAAAATGCCATCGATACATTAACTGAATTAGAACTGAGTGCAGTTGGAGAAGCGATGAATCAAATGATTGGCTCTGCTTCAACAGCAATGGCGACCATGTTTAGTCGTGTCGTTGATATTTATCCTCCCGATGTACAATTGTTGGATGAAGAAACGCCTAAAGAATCAGAAGATGACATTTTTTCAAAACCTGTTTGTGAAATATCATTTGAATTAGAAGTAGAAAATGTTTTGAATAGCACTATTATGCAAATCTTTAGTTTGGATGCTGTTCGTGATATCGTAGAAATTATGTTAAATGATAAAGCAACGGTAATCAGTGATGAAGTGGCAACACCGCCCACACAAGAAAAACCATCTAAAAAAACAGAAAAAGTAACGGTGCAACAACCAACTTTCCAACCGCTTGAGGAAAAAGCTGTTAAGCAACCACCGAATAACTTGGATTTGATTATGGATGTCCCATTAGAATTTAGCGTTGTACTCGGCAGAAGTAAAAAAACGATAAAGGATATCCTCTCTTTAGGAGCCGGATCCGTTGTGGAATTGGATAAAATGACAGAAGAACCGTTAAGTATTTATGTAAATGGCAAAATGATCGCAGAAGGCGAAGTCGTTGTCATCAATGAAAACTTTGGAATTCGAATTACCAATATTTTAAGTAAAGAGAACCGCTTAAAAAATATATAA
- the flgM gene encoding flagellar biosynthesis anti-sigma factor FlgM — protein MKITNGQQHYLNAIRQNKKTTIEMTNKAAEVKKQSEQTSVEISDEAKKLAQANLAAAPSEKAKAIKQAIQNGTYQVSTEKIAQSIVNHITEQKKAAE, from the coding sequence ATGAAAATAACTAATGGACAGCAGCATTATCTAAATGCAATTAGACAAAATAAAAAAACAACAATAGAAATGACAAATAAAGCAGCAGAAGTAAAAAAGCAAAGTGAACAGACATCGGTAGAAATTTCGGATGAAGCTAAAAAGCTTGCACAAGCTAACCTGGCAGCTGCGCCAAGCGAAAAAGCCAAAGCAATTAAGCAGGCCATTCAAAACGGTACCTATCAAGTTTCTACGGAAAAAATTGCTCAAAGCATTGTCAATCACATAACTGAACAGAAAAAGGCGGCCGAATAA
- a CDS encoding flagellar protein FlgN: MKQTETVRGHLTAFVQLLESEREALLENRGERVATIVEEKQTFLHTMAAVDLKTVDSSILKPLIETIRQLQETNLILTKQTLHYHKVVLDALGEGKKTGKTYSKQGTPTSSNQANLLNQSF, from the coding sequence ATGAAACAGACTGAAACGGTTCGCGGACACTTAACTGCCTTTGTTCAACTACTAGAAAGTGAAAGAGAAGCGCTCTTAGAAAATCGAGGAGAGAGAGTTGCTACTATTGTTGAAGAAAAACAAACGTTTCTTCATACAATGGCTGCGGTGGATTTAAAAACGGTTGATTCGAGTATTCTTAAACCCTTGATTGAGACAATTCGTCAGTTACAAGAAACAAATCTTATTTTAACTAAACAAACACTTCACTATCATAAAGTAGTTCTGGATGCTTTAGGTGAAGGCAAAAAAACTGGAAAAACATATTCGAAGCAAGGAACGCCTACCAGCAGCAACCAAGCGAATTTATTGAACCAGTCATTTTAG
- the flgK gene encoding flagellar hook-associated protein FlgK: MSGLFGSLNIGVRGMTAAQTALQTTSHNLSSMNTTGYSRQRVNLEANNPYTCHGVGQLGTGVRISGVVRIADDYVTKQIQKENASLTRHATKSEVLGQLETIFNEPSDTGLSAGFGRFYSAWNYLGANPELATAKTMVSQESQTLTDTVSQMASQLESLQGDTIHSIEKDVLDFNEKVDQLATLNKQIFNVVIKGQSPNDLLDQRDVLTTELASIADLEITYDKFQGVSLKLDKVSILEGDTINKLAVISDRTVDGELAISTGSGKPIIQTGDFAIGQIVIADQKGSYQPLTLSNGSIKGSQEALEIVEAKKTELNQLVGNFAQAVNTIHSDGSKGLNFFEFSSDEPAKTIKVNKELTSSPIKINAGKDIAHPVSGDGSRATALSSLANAKLNYFTQDFNATYKSDSIEFEAQVGGSSTGDAYKGIVTSMGIMKQQSDNVVASQSVVVGFLQDRQAAISGVNMNEEVIDMMRFQSAFEANARIISVIDGMLDTLINRTGV; this comes from the coding sequence GTGTCAGGATTATTTGGATCATTAAATATAGGTGTCAGAGGTATGACCGCAGCACAAACTGCTTTGCAAACCACTAGTCATAACCTTTCTAGTATGAATACAACAGGATATTCTCGTCAACGTGTTAATTTAGAAGCAAATAATCCTTATACCTGCCACGGTGTCGGGCAACTTGGTACAGGTGTGCGCATTTCTGGTGTTGTTCGAATTGCTGACGACTATGTGACTAAGCAAATTCAAAAAGAAAATGCTTCGTTAACGCGTCATGCTACAAAATCAGAAGTTTTGGGACAATTAGAAACTATTTTTAATGAACCCTCTGACACAGGACTTAGCGCTGGATTTGGACGTTTTTATTCAGCTTGGAACTATCTAGGAGCGAATCCTGAACTGGCTACTGCTAAAACAATGGTGAGTCAAGAATCTCAAACTCTGACAGATACGGTTTCGCAAATGGCGAGTCAACTTGAAAGCTTACAAGGAGATACTATCCATTCAATTGAAAAAGATGTTTTAGATTTCAATGAAAAGGTGGATCAACTCGCAACACTTAACAAACAAATTTTCAATGTGGTCATTAAAGGGCAATCACCCAATGATCTTTTAGATCAACGTGATGTTTTAACAACGGAACTTGCTAGTATTGCGGATTTAGAAATTACTTACGACAAATTCCAAGGTGTCAGTTTGAAGCTTGATAAGGTGAGTATTTTAGAAGGGGATACAATCAATAAGCTAGCCGTTATTTCTGATAGAACGGTAGACGGTGAATTAGCTATATCAACGGGTAGTGGTAAACCAATCATACAAACAGGAGATTTCGCAATTGGACAAATTGTGATTGCAGACCAAAAAGGATCTTACCAACCCCTTACTCTTTCTAATGGTAGTATCAAGGGATCTCAAGAAGCACTTGAAATAGTGGAAGCTAAAAAAACAGAACTCAACCAACTTGTTGGTAATTTTGCTCAAGCAGTTAATACGATTCATAGTGACGGTAGTAAAGGACTTAATTTCTTTGAGTTTTCAAGTGATGAGCCAGCTAAGACTATTAAGGTTAATAAAGAACTAACAAGCTCACCAATAAAAATTAATGCAGGGAAAGATATTGCTCATCCTGTTTCCGGAGACGGTTCACGTGCAACTGCACTATCATCATTAGCAAATGCAAAGTTAAATTATTTTACACAGGACTTTAATGCGACCTACAAGTCAGACTCTATTGAGTTTGAGGCACAAGTTGGGGGCAGCTCAACTGGAGATGCTTATAAAGGTATTGTCACCAGTATGGGTATTATGAAGCAACAATCTGATAATGTAGTCGCTAGCCAATCGGTAGTTGTTGGTTTTCTCCAAGACCGACAAGCAGCCATTTCTGGTGTAAATATGAATGAAGAAGTAATTGATATGATGCGCTTCCAGAGTGCGTTTGAAGCCAATGCGCGTATTATTTCAGTCATTGATGGCATGCTTGATACCCTAATTAATCGAACAGGAGTGTAG
- the flgL gene encoding flagellar hook-associated protein FlgL, with product MRITDNMMTKSYLKNLARNQQNVQKYHHQLSSMKEVSKPSDNPLLVSQIIGLKENVNSNQQYQSTIKDAIDWSNMQDASLGKATDSLMRISTLVQSAATDTMNASDRLIVRAEIETEIQTFVDALNTNYGGRYIFGGTETLKTPFEMSQDADGALTGIIYNGTSQNISREISPGVTVDLLTNGAGVLNDSGQSLGALFKEVVSALKNDDTKAVAATVGKVTTAIDHVVSFRTEVGAVSNRLGSALSRNESQDLNLREMLSSKEDIDFAKKYMQFSNEQVAYQASLQMGTKILNTTILDYL from the coding sequence ATGCGAATAACTGACAATATGATGACCAAAAGCTATTTAAAAAATTTAGCACGGAACCAGCAAAATGTTCAAAAATATCACCACCAACTTTCTTCTATGAAAGAAGTATCCAAACCGTCAGATAATCCACTGTTAGTTTCTCAAATTATCGGTTTGAAAGAGAATGTGAATAGCAACCAACAGTATCAATCAACTATAAAAGACGCAATCGATTGGAGTAATATGCAAGATGCCTCACTCGGTAAAGCGACCGATTCATTAATGCGAATTAGTACGCTTGTTCAATCGGCTGCAACGGATACGATGAATGCTTCTGATCGATTAATTGTTAGAGCAGAAATTGAAACTGAAATTCAAACCTTTGTAGATGCCTTGAATACAAATTATGGAGGTCGTTATATTTTTGGCGGAACGGAAACGCTCAAGACACCCTTTGAAATGAGTCAAGATGCCGATGGTGCTCTAACAGGCATTATTTATAACGGCACATCGCAAAATATTTCCCGTGAGATATCCCCTGGTGTCACTGTTGATTTATTAACTAACGGAGCGGGTGTTTTAAATGATAGTGGCCAGAGCCTCGGAGCGCTTTTTAAAGAAGTTGTTTCTGCTTTAAAAAATGATGATACAAAAGCAGTGGCTGCTACAGTAGGAAAAGTTACAACTGCTATTGATCATGTCGTCAGTTTTCGAACTGAGGTTGGCGCAGTATCCAATCGCTTAGGTTCAGCCTTATCACGAAATGAAAGCCAAGACCTAAATTTGCGTGAGATGTTATCCTCTAAAGAAGACATTGATTTTGCCAAAAAATACATGCAATTTAGTAACGAACAAGTAGCCTACCAAGCGTCACTTCAAATGGGTACCAAAATTTTGAACACAACAATCCTTGACTACCTATAA
- a CDS encoding methyl-accepting chemotaxis protein has product MLLISIFVIGIVISILTYYGVDKIVKSITNMLVDSFTRVGEGNLTTQISLQNYKQTIGKANPHQRYTYSNEFENMNSAFSDMVLRFKELIGNIQDQACHTFNRSNQLVSMSTQTTHATEDVAATILSVTEENNAQLTETQKMVQDATVLAELLNKTEATIMEIGNYMDETNIANGVNERSVQGVSENWQQVNEEMTLLTTSIYEVSRAVKEVEAMTQSITTIASQTNLLALNASIEAARAGEQGRGFAVVADEVRKLAEQSTHASNEIQTIIRTIQVKSDEMLTNVQGTSQQGIQQTEIVEKALNSSITVSDKILQVAEKITELFMMSSEIDEKKNSLIASTTQILTGAETNASNMEEASANTEEILATIQEMSANIQQLMQASDSLKAQSDIFLTDVEEPIAELASEF; this is encoded by the coding sequence ATGCTACTAATCAGTATTTTTGTTATAGGTATTGTGATTTCAATACTAACGTATTATGGAGTAGACAAAATTGTGAAGTCTATAACTAACATGCTTGTTGATAGTTTTACGCGTGTAGGTGAAGGAAATCTGACAACTCAAATCAGTTTACAAAATTACAAACAAACGATTGGAAAAGCGAACCCCCATCAACGTTACACGTATTCTAATGAGTTTGAAAACATGAACTCCGCTTTTTCTGATATGGTTTTACGGTTTAAAGAGTTGATTGGGAACATTCAAGATCAAGCGTGTCACACGTTTAATAGGTCCAACCAGTTAGTCAGCATGTCTACACAAACGACGCACGCCACAGAAGATGTTGCCGCAACCATTCTATCGGTGACGGAGGAAAATAACGCGCAGTTAACGGAAACGCAAAAAATGGTTCAAGATGCTACGGTTCTGGCAGAGTTGTTAAATAAAACAGAAGCAACCATCATGGAAATTGGAAACTATATGGATGAAACGAATATTGCAAACGGTGTCAACGAACGTAGTGTTCAAGGTGTGAGTGAAAACTGGCAACAGGTTAATGAGGAAATGACGTTATTGACGACAAGTATTTATGAAGTGAGTCGTGCTGTAAAAGAAGTCGAAGCGATGACTCAATCTATTACTACTATCGCCAGTCAAACCAATCTTCTTGCACTGAATGCTTCTATTGAGGCAGCACGAGCGGGAGAACAGGGTCGGGGCTTCGCAGTGGTAGCCGATGAGGTCCGCAAACTAGCTGAGCAAAGTACCCACGCCTCTAATGAAATTCAAACCATTATCCGTACAATTCAAGTGAAGTCAGATGAAATGCTTACCAATGTGCAAGGTACAAGCCAACAAGGAATTCAGCAAACAGAAATAGTTGAAAAAGCTCTCAATTCTAGTATCACCGTGTCAGATAAAATTCTTCAAGTTGCGGAGAAAATTACAGAACTATTTATGATGAGTAGCGAAATTGATGAAAAGAAAAATAGTTTAATTGCTAGCACCACTCAAATTCTAACAGGTGCAGAAACAAATGCTTCCAATATGGAAGAAGCATCAGCTAACACTGAAGAAATTCTAGCGACTATTCAGGAGATGTCAGCGAATATTCAACAGCTCATGCAAGCCTCTGATAGCTTAAAAGCCCAGTCAGATATCTTTTTAACTGATGTTGAAGAACCAATAGCTGAACTAGCATCCGAATTTTGA
- a CDS encoding flagellin encodes MRINTNISAMNTYSRLGAANASKSGSLAKLSSGLRINKAGDDAAGLSISEKMKNQISGLTQATRNAQDGISLIQTAEGGLNEIHGILNRMRDLTVQASNDTNTNDDKSAIQLEITALTEEINRIATDTKFNNKNLLGVVEKDLNIQIGANQGDNALTIKTVDMSTGKLFATALEAVNGADDDSEVIGTTIKNNLTSLDTAIKTVSNARATFGAQQNRLEHTINNLTTTKENLSEANSRIRDVDMAQEMMDFTKSNILSQAATSMLAQANQMPQGVLQLLQ; translated from the coding sequence ATGAGAATTAATACAAATATTTCTGCAATGAACACATACTCCCGCCTAGGAGCTGCAAATGCTTCAAAATCTGGTTCTTTAGCAAAGTTATCTTCAGGTTTAAGAATTAACAAAGCAGGAGACGATGCAGCAGGATTGTCTATTTCTGAAAAAATGAAAAATCAAATTTCAGGATTAACTCAAGCAACTCGTAATGCACAAGACGGAATTTCACTGATTCAAACAGCTGAAGGTGGACTAAATGAAATCCACGGAATTTTGAATCGTATGCGTGATTTAACAGTTCAGGCATCAAATGACACAAATACTAACGATGATAAGAGCGCGATTCAACTAGAGATTACTGCATTAACGGAAGAGATAAATCGAATTGCAACTGATACAAAATTTAATAATAAAAACTTACTTGGGGTTGTAGAAAAAGATTTAAATATTCAAATTGGAGCAAACCAAGGTGATAATGCTTTAACAATAAAAACTGTGGATATGTCAACAGGCAAGTTATTTGCAACGGCCTTAGAGGCTGTGAATGGAGCCGATGATGATAGCGAAGTTATTGGAACAACTATCAAAAATAATCTAACTTCTCTTGATACTGCCATTAAGACTGTTTCTAATGCTCGAGCAACTTTTGGTGCTCAACAAAATCGTTTAGAGCATACCATAAATAATTTAACTACAACCAAAGAAAACTTATCTGAAGCAAATTCCCGTATCCGTGACGTTGATATGGCGCAAGAAATGATGGACTTTACGAAGTCAAACATCCTTTCTCAAGCAGCGACTTCAATGCTTGCACAAGCAAATCAAATGCCACAAGGTGTTTTACAATTGTTGCAATAA
- a CDS encoding flagellar protein FlaG gives MMEGITNINRILFDAKQHYFEKNPTAKEFATPDNEFSDELDEVAELKRIVSEANRYVVGVNAEFSIETHEGTNRTIVRMLDMETHAVIKEFPPSEMLDVIAGIWEQAGILVDRRE, from the coding sequence ATGATGGAAGGAATAACCAATATTAACCGTATTTTATTTGACGCCAAGCAACACTACTTTGAAAAAAATCCAACAGCAAAGGAATTCGCTACACCGGACAACGAATTTAGCGATGAATTAGACGAAGTAGCTGAGTTAAAGCGAATTGTCAGTGAAGCCAATCGTTACGTCGTAGGAGTCAACGCTGAATTTTCAATTGAAACACATGAAGGGACTAATCGTACCATTGTGCGGATGTTAGATATGGAAACGCATGCGGTTATTAAAGAATTCCCACCTAGTGAAATGTTAGATGTGATTGCCGGTATCTGGGAACAAGCCGGAATATTAGTAGATAGAAGGGAGTAA
- the fliD gene encoding flagellar filament capping protein FliD has protein sequence MASSMNIMGTYSGITMETVDQLIQAESGKGVKFSNDQEKLRTEQAAWKDIQTRLTNLSEKLSGLMKPETFNSKKMSLSQEGKFKLTASPEALSSDYTISVTNLATRTQVTGESFTQKGLKLGDALNESGELVLTIPKKMADGTIENKTTVVAITATDSIENIVDRINEGSKDSGVSAAIIDNRLVLQSQEFGERQLSVTGDLADKLGLAQATTQLGQNAELTVNGIKIVRDSNHLTDITKGVTIDLIATTTDPVRVSLTQDLDSTAKAVQDFVDQYNSTLAFIGEQLDVGDPSLANNKTGSLTGDSSLVRLQSQLRTALTQSLQNGHKELNSAKSIGIEIDRYGVATLDTSKLKEALREDSQAVAHIFKFDKVTSTTQEDGTIFKKKEEIGLAQKVNHLLNSFTDSKAGVIATKNESYDKLIKDLGQRIEKFNERIEVKRQQYIEKFTALDIAMMEAESQLNYLMSQIGGTKPNQN, from the coding sequence ATGGCCAGTTCAATGAATATAATGGGAACCTATTCGGGAATCACGATGGAAACAGTCGACCAATTAATCCAAGCAGAATCAGGTAAAGGCGTTAAATTTTCTAACGATCAAGAAAAACTCAGAACCGAACAAGCGGCATGGAAAGATATCCAAACGCGGTTAACGAATCTATCAGAGAAACTCAGTGGCTTGATGAAACCGGAAACTTTCAATTCCAAAAAGATGAGCCTTTCTCAAGAAGGTAAATTTAAGTTAACAGCTAGCCCAGAGGCATTGTCGAGTGATTATACTATTTCGGTAACCAATTTAGCAACCCGCACGCAGGTGACGGGAGAGTCCTTTACACAAAAGGGTTTAAAGCTAGGGGATGCATTAAATGAGTCGGGCGAGCTTGTTTTAACGATACCGAAAAAAATGGCAGATGGAACGATTGAAAATAAAACAACCGTTGTAGCCATAACGGCTACAGATAGCATTGAGAATATTGTCGACCGTATCAATGAAGGTTCCAAGGATAGTGGCGTTTCAGCAGCTATCATTGATAATCGGCTTGTTCTTCAAAGTCAAGAATTTGGAGAACGACAGCTTTCTGTTACCGGTGATTTAGCTGATAAATTAGGGTTAGCTCAGGCCACAACGCAATTAGGTCAAAATGCGGAATTAACAGTAAACGGCATTAAGATTGTTCGAGACAGCAACCATCTTACGGATATTACGAAAGGCGTAACCATTGACCTTATTGCTACTACTACTGATCCTGTTCGTGTATCTTTGACCCAGGATTTGGATTCGACAGCAAAAGCTGTCCAAGATTTCGTTGATCAATATAATTCAACTTTAGCTTTTATTGGCGAACAATTAGACGTTGGAGACCCTTCACTAGCAAATAATAAAACCGGATCTTTAACAGGAGATAGTAGTCTCGTGCGCCTTCAATCGCAACTGCGCACAGCTCTTACCCAATCTCTTCAAAATGGCCATAAAGAATTGAATTCAGCCAAGTCAATTGGGATTGAGATTGACCGTTATGGCGTTGCAACGCTTGATACAAGCAAATTAAAAGAGGCCTTACGTGAAGACAGTCAAGCAGTCGCACATATTTTCAAGTTTGATAAAGTTACTTCCACGACTCAAGAAGATGGAACGATTTTTAAAAAAAAGGAAGAAATTGGTTTAGCTCAAAAAGTAAACCACCTCTTAAATAGCTTTACCGACTCAAAGGCCGGTGTGATTGCAACTAAAAATGAAAGTTACGATAAGTTAATTAAGGATCTTGGGCAGCGAATTGAGAAATTTAATGAGCGAATCGAAGTAAAACGTCAACAATACATTGAAAAGTTTACTGCCTTAGACATCGCGATGATGGAAGCAGAGTCCCAGTTAAACTATCTAATGAGTCAAATAGGTGGTACAAAACCAAATCAAAACTAG
- the fliS gene encoding flagellar export chaperone FliS translates to MYNQNAKSMYQTNQVLTASPKKLVTLLLEGSVKNLKLAKIYIEKKHYEQSNKALIKHQDIILELQRTLDFEAGGEVAQNLELMYDYLIEQAIRANVHKDVTIIDHSIEIVQGILESWIQIEV, encoded by the coding sequence ATGTATAATCAAAACGCTAAAAGTATGTATCAGACCAATCAAGTACTCACCGCTTCTCCAAAAAAACTGGTAACCCTTCTACTAGAAGGAAGTGTTAAAAATTTAAAACTTGCTAAAATTTATATTGAAAAAAAACACTATGAACAGTCAAACAAGGCATTAATTAAACACCAAGATATTATTCTTGAACTACAAAGAACCTTAGATTTTGAAGCAGGTGGTGAAGTTGCTCAAAATTTAGAACTTATGTATGATTATTTAATTGAACAGGCAATTAGAGCAAATGTTCACAAGGATGTCACAATTATTGATCACTCTATTGAAATCGTTCAGGGAATATTAGAATCTTGGATACAAATAGAAGTTTAA